The following are encoded in a window of uncultured Methanobrevibacter sp. genomic DNA:
- a CDS encoding TetR/AcrR family transcriptional regulator, which yields MAIELDSTEEKIVSATYKILLRDGRDKATTKRISKEAEVNEVTIFRKFKTKKNLIEITEEYYLQRFQDTVENIFEFNEDDELEDYLQKNFKGMLNLPEEEFRIIKIAMEEVDDVLSKKLIIALITDTILKKYEEFFTLQIEKGKIRDVDVKAISLTVFSITFQSVVLWKVYNKTPNEETRDLSESLLDIIYNGIKP from the coding sequence ATGGCAATTGAACTTGACAGCACTGAGGAAAAAATAGTAAGCGCAACCTATAAAATCCTTCTACGAGACGGCAGGGACAAGGCTACAACCAAAAGAATATCCAAAGAGGCCGAAGTCAATGAAGTAACAATATTCCGGAAGTTCAAAACCAAAAAGAACCTGATTGAAATTACCGAAGAATATTACCTCCAACGCTTTCAGGACACTGTTGAAAATATTTTTGAGTTTAATGAAGATGATGAGCTTGAAGATTATCTTCAAAAAAATTTTAAAGGAATGTTAAATCTTCCTGAAGAAGAATTCCGTATAATTAAAATAGCTATGGAAGAAGTGGACGATGTTTTAAGCAAAAAACTTATAATCGCTTTAATTACAGACACTATCCTTAAAAAATATGAAGAATTCTTTACCCTTCAAATCGAAAAGGGTAAAATCAGGGATGTTGATGTGAAGGCCATAAGCCTGACTGTTTTCAGTATAACATTCCAGTCTGTCGTTTTATGGAAAGTATACAACAAAACTCCTAATGAAGAAACAAGAGATCTTTCAGAAAGTTTACTGGACATCATCTATAACGGAATCAAACCTTAA
- a CDS encoding GerW family sporulation protein, with protein sequence MSENIKVAVSELHKLINIKNVIGEPIETEDKIIIPVMRMGVGFGAGENLTSNEGGAVGAGAGVEPISMVLIPKKGNDSEGVRVLDLSKGTEKNKALSDLSLIISDLVKTYLGGSNDDVEYDESEYIEPEFTTKEEIEE encoded by the coding sequence ATGTCTGAAAATATTAAAGTAGCAGTAAGTGAACTGCACAAACTCATAAATATAAAAAATGTAATCGGCGAGCCAATCGAAACCGAAGATAAAATAATCATTCCAGTTATGAGAATGGGAGTAGGATTCGGTGCAGGCGAAAACCTGACAAGCAATGAAGGTGGAGCAGTAGGTGCAGGTGCAGGTGTTGAACCAATATCAATGGTACTGATTCCTAAAAAAGGAAATGACTCTGAAGGAGTTCGTGTTCTTGATTTAAGTAAAGGAACTGAAAAAAATAAAGCATTATCTGATTTAAGTCTAATCATAAGCGACCTTGTAAAAACATACCTGGGCGGCAGTAACGATGATGTTGAATATGACGAATCAGAATACATAGAACCCGAATTTACAACAAAAGAGGAAATAGAAGAATAG
- a CDS encoding zinc ribbon domain-containing protein, producing the protein MGLNINIEVQNDDEFNQQLQIYLAQGYKLQSNYNGTAILKKKSYNLGVLIVLILLFLIGAIIYYLLADDDIVTIKNTNGTRSSQTYNTTADANNYVEYCEDCGHGLFKDSKFCPGCGKDLTNNGITPEAEKCPNCGAEVMDGAKFCPNCGQDLSEVEEVKKCRNCGEELMDEAKFCPNCGEDVTSKKEITAEETAEVIQLESGEENKEE; encoded by the coding sequence ATGGGACTCAACATAAACATAGAAGTACAGAATGATGACGAATTCAATCAGCAACTGCAGATATATCTGGCACAGGGCTACAAACTGCAGAGCAATTACAATGGAACCGCAATTTTAAAGAAAAAATCCTATAACTTAGGCGTTTTGATTGTGCTTATTTTATTATTTTTAATCGGAGCAATAATCTACTACCTTCTTGCAGATGATGATATCGTAACCATCAAAAACACAAACGGCACAAGATCCTCACAAACCTACAATACAACTGCAGATGCCAACAATTACGTTGAATACTGTGAAGACTGCGGACACGGATTATTTAAGGACTCCAAATTCTGTCCAGGATGCGGAAAGGATTTAACTAATAACGGAATAACTCCTGAAGCTGAAAAATGTCCGAACTGCGGTGCTGAAGTGATGGACGGTGCAAAATTCTGTCCGAACTGCGGACAGGACTTAAGTGAAGTTGAAGAAGTGAAAAAATGCAGAAACTGCGGTGAAGAACTGATGGATGAAGCTAAATTCTGTCCGAATTGCGGTGAAGACGTTACTTCTAAAAAAGAAATTACAGCAGAAGAAACTGCAGAAGTAATCCAACTAGAATCCGGCGAAGAAAACAAAGAGGAATAA
- the dmpI gene encoding 4-oxalocrotonate tautomerase DmpI, with amino-acid sequence MPVITIAGNNGITLENKREMVKKVSEIVAEAYELPVEAITVLVQGYDKEDIGVAGELLSDRE; translated from the coding sequence ATGCCTGTAATTACAATAGCTGGAAATAACGGAATAACTTTAGAAAATAAAAGAGAAATGGTAAAAAAAGTATCAGAAATTGTTGCTGAAGCATATGAATTACCTGTTGAAGCAATAACCGTATTGGTTCAGGGCTACGACAAGGAAGACATTGGAGTAGCTGGAGAACTTCTATCTGACAGGGAATAA
- a CDS encoding transposase → MDCSEANREFRDKSGELAYPREMLLRLVLMSVFDGGLSSREIERRTRIDIAYMYLAGMQ, encoded by the coding sequence ATTGATTGTTCTGAAGCAAACCGAGAGTTTCGTGATAAGTCAGGTGAACTCGCTTATCCTCGTGAAATGTTGCTTAGACTAGTTTTAATGAGTGTTTTTGACGGAGGATTGTCATCTCGTGAAATTGAAAGGAGAACAAGAATTGACATTGCTTATATGTACTTAGCAGGCATGCAATGA
- a CDS encoding YitT family protein yields the protein MIKRICFFVVGLFIMSMGVAFSIVSTLGTTPISSIAYSLALITNIDIGMTTFVFNAALVFIQFLILKSKFHKRRLLQLINCVLFGYFTNLSLYIVNLIPFDGSAVMAVAYLVLSIFLIAFGIFVYMPANIAPLSGEGCVESIAIVTGWRFSTIKMGFDASMVIISLVMCGLWYTNIFAAVNVGTIISAFMVGFTLRQINNLYAYITCSKVNLVSE from the coding sequence ATGATTAAAAGGATTTGTTTTTTTGTTGTAGGATTGTTCATAATGTCAATGGGTGTGGCATTTTCAATAGTCTCAACGCTTGGAACAACTCCGATAAGCTCAATTGCATATTCCCTAGCTTTAATAACCAATATAGACATTGGAATGACTACTTTTGTATTTAATGCGGCACTGGTTTTTATCCAATTTTTAATTTTAAAATCAAAATTTCATAAAAGAAGACTGCTTCAGCTGATTAATTGTGTCCTTTTCGGATATTTCACTAATCTTTCTTTGTATATTGTGAATTTGATTCCATTTGATGGATCTGCAGTGATGGCAGTTGCTTATCTTGTTTTAAGTATCTTTTTAATAGCGTTTGGAATATTTGTATATATGCCTGCAAACATAGCGCCTCTTTCTGGTGAAGGATGTGTTGAATCAATAGCTATTGTAACAGGATGGAGATTTTCAACTATTAAAATGGGTTTTGATGCATCAATGGTAATAATTTCTTTGGTAATGTGTGGACTGTGGTATACAAACATTTTTGCAGCTGTTAATGTCGGCACTATAATATCTGCATTTATGGTTGGATTTACATTAAGACAAATCAACAATCTCTATGCCTACATAACCTGCAGTAAAGTTAATCTTGTATCTGAATAA
- a CDS encoding YitT family protein, whose amino-acid sequence MSLACTCTLGVAFSIKSCLGSAPVSSIPYAINLIWLINIGVATFLFHALLVVIEWILLRDDFNKKHFLQVFVGVLFGVFTSFSVSLMNFVPNADNLLIALLMTALAVLFIALGLFFYVPTNLIPLSVEGVTQAIAIKSNRPFSKIKVYIDVCIVLTALLLSYGFLGELGSVGAGTILSALFIGTCVKYIHKLNFHITGNSVDLKKM is encoded by the coding sequence ATGTCTTTGGCCTGTACCTGTACATTGGGTGTGGCATTTTCAATCAAGTCATGTCTGGGTTCAGCGCCGGTCAGTTCAATTCCATATGCAATTAATCTTATCTGGCTGATTAATATTGGAGTTGCAACATTTTTGTTTCATGCATTGCTTGTTGTTATAGAATGGATTTTGCTTAGGGATGATTTTAATAAAAAACACTTCCTTCAGGTATTTGTGGGTGTGTTGTTTGGTGTATTTACAAGTTTTTCAGTCTCTTTAATGAATTTCGTCCCTAATGCAGATAATCTTTTAATTGCATTATTAATGACTGCACTTGCTGTTCTTTTTATTGCTTTGGGCTTATTTTTCTATGTTCCGACAAATCTCATTCCGCTTTCAGTTGAAGGAGTTACTCAGGCAATAGCCATTAAATCAAATCGTCCATTTTCAAAAATTAAGGTATATATTGATGTATGCATTGTATTAACAGCTTTACTGTTAAGTTACGGATTTTTAGGAGAGCTTGGAAGTGTGGGGGCTGGAACAATTTTGAGTGCGCTCTTTATAGGCACCTGCGTAAAATATATCCATAAACTGAATTTTCATATCACAGGAAATTCTGTAGATTTAAAAAAGATGTAA
- a CDS encoding zinc ribbon domain-containing protein → MTYCSNCGNELKEGAKFCDKCGTAVNGGRTGPEHTNINRGTTCQRCGSLVPFGNTACAQCGAPVYKNEHNAAIIIGYLCSVFFPLVGIIIGIYLLTRENKDVHKHGIIMIVLAIVISIIVFILFFSYMSYVSRMSYYY, encoded by the coding sequence ATGACATATTGCAGCAATTGCGGTAATGAACTAAAGGAAGGCGCTAAATTTTGTGACAAATGCGGAACTGCAGTAAACGGAGGCAGAACCGGACCTGAGCACACTAACATTAACAGAGGAACAACATGTCAAAGATGCGGCTCTTTAGTTCCCTTTGGAAATACTGCATGTGCACAATGCGGCGCCCCAGTATATAAAAATGAACATAATGCAGCCATAATCATAGGATACTTATGTTCAGTCTTTTTCCCGCTTGTTGGAATAATAATCGGAATATATCTGCTTACAAGAGAAAACAAGGACGTTCACAAACACGGAATAATCATGATAGTTCTGGCAATTGTAATAAGCATTATTGTCTTTATACTTTTCTTTTCATACATGTCTTATGTAAGCAGAATGAGCTATTACTATTAG
- a CDS encoding deoxyuridine 5'-triphosphate nucleotidohydrolase — protein MLGEEELVKLFPDFADLVQPSGIDLELDKIYIQCSEGSLIDNEKNLPEIKELEGDIYTLKPHKAYLASIKRKIKIPKGYTMLYLPRSTLLRSFVSVQTAVGDPGFYGTLMFMIYNHGEYDFKIKSGDRIAQAVVFPVEGSGEYNGSYQEAEE, from the coding sequence ATGCTCGGTGAAGAAGAACTCGTTAAGCTGTTTCCGGACTTTGCAGATTTGGTACAGCCATCCGGAATTGACCTTGAACTTGATAAAATTTACATACAATGCTCTGAAGGCTCACTAATAGACAATGAAAAAAATTTGCCTGAAATTAAAGAACTTGAAGGTGACATTTACACATTAAAGCCTCATAAAGCATATCTGGCAAGCATAAAAAGGAAAATTAAAATTCCCAAAGGATATACTATGCTCTACCTTCCCCGCTCAACACTTTTAAGGTCATTTGTTTCAGTTCAGACCGCAGTTGGAGATCCTGGATTTTACGGAACACTGATGTTTATGATTTACAATCATGGGGAATATGACTTTAAAATCAAATCAGGTGACAGGATTGCCCAGGCAGTTGTATTTCCGGTTGAAGGCTCAGGAGAGTACAACGGGTCTTACCAGGAGGCGGAAGAGTGA
- a CDS encoding thiamine pyrophosphate-binding protein, with product MNVADKLVEILENEGVKDVFGIPGDQILPLYKALSKSDINHVLVRHEQAAAHAADGYTRSSGKIGVCISTVSPGALNFTMALATAFKDNVPILLLTGDNELKYRGSDYFQSLPQVEVLKPLTRASYNPLNGTEAIYVLKAALYELKNMPKGPIHINLSKDVLMSEDFKEFDLCYLCEDDLSKVSDAQKLIDSSEKPLLILGAGAISQRDKIYEISKKYQIPISTTFHAKGIISDRDDLNLGLAGIRNSPRSKYAYENADCIIGLGIRASERTLPQIPDNLIHVNINKDVLVGDCQIHGKVEDFLDEINFKPVHWIDEILKIDNSIEISGLDDDLAPQAAIKRILEKFDDTIIASDAGSHTTWTTLLKKSLKPGQLLFSGGLAPMGYGLPAAVGASFATGEKIVCIVGDGDFQMNLQELACIRENNLDIIIFILNNSEFGIIRQWQEQFYDMKPYQIKLQNPDFVKLASSYFIDAVRIDRLSDLEYLLEKDLKGPIVVEVIVRSEDVPLPK from the coding sequence GTGAATGTAGCAGATAAGCTGGTTGAAATCTTAGAAAATGAAGGCGTTAAAGACGTTTTTGGAATTCCAGGCGATCAGATATTGCCTTTATACAAAGCATTATCAAAATCCGATATTAACCACGTTCTGGTTCGCCACGAACAGGCTGCAGCCCATGCCGCAGACGGCTATACTAGATCAAGCGGAAAAATCGGAGTATGCATTTCAACTGTTTCACCGGGTGCTTTAAACTTTACAATGGCACTGGCAACTGCATTTAAGGACAATGTTCCTATTTTGCTTTTGACAGGTGATAATGAGCTTAAATATCGTGGAAGTGATTATTTCCAAAGTCTTCCGCAAGTTGAGGTCTTAAAACCTCTTACTCGTGCATCATATAATCCTTTAAATGGTACAGAAGCAATTTACGTTTTAAAGGCAGCACTTTATGAGCTTAAAAATATGCCTAAAGGTCCGATTCATATTAACTTATCAAAGGATGTGCTCATGTCAGAAGATTTTAAGGAATTTGACTTGTGCTATCTGTGTGAGGATGACCTGTCAAAGGTTTCTGATGCTCAAAAACTTATTGACTCTTCTGAAAAGCCGCTTTTGATATTGGGTGCAGGTGCAATCTCACAGAGAGATAAGATTTATGAAATTTCAAAAAAATATCAGATTCCCATATCCACAACATTTCATGCAAAGGGCATAATATCAGACAGGGATGATTTGAATTTGGGTCTTGCAGGAATTAGAAATTCACCAAGATCAAAATATGCATATGAAAATGCCGACTGCATAATAGGACTTGGAATCAGAGCAAGTGAGAGAACACTGCCTCAAATTCCGGATAATCTCATTCATGTAAACATCAACAAGGACGTTCTGGTTGGTGATTGTCAGATTCATGGAAAGGTTGAAGACTTTTTAGATGAAATAAACTTCAAACCAGTTCACTGGATTGATGAAATTTTAAAAATAGACAATTCCATTGAAATTAGTGGTCTTGACGATGATTTAGCTCCTCAAGCTGCCATCAAAAGAATCTTGGAGAAATTTGACGATACTATTATAGCTTCAGATGCGGGAAGTCACACCACCTGGACCACACTTTTAAAAAAATCACTAAAACCTGGCCAGCTGTTATTTTCAGGAGGTCTTGCACCTATGGGATACGGATTGCCAGCTGCTGTCGGTGCAAGTTTTGCAACTGGTGAAAAAATAGTATGCATAGTCGGTGACGGTGACTTTCAGATGAACCTTCAGGAACTTGCATGCATCAGGGAAAATAATCTGGATATAATCATATTCATTTTGAACAATTCAGAATTTGGAATCATCAGACAATGGCAGGAGCAGTTCTATGATATGAAACCGTACCAGATAAAACTCCAAAATCCTGATTTTGTAAAATTAGCTTCAAGCTATTTTATAGATGCTGTTCGCATAGACAGGCTGTCTGATTTGGAGTACCTTCTTGAAAAAGACCTTAAGGGTCCTATTGTTGTTGAAGTGATTGTTAGAAGTGAGGATGTCCCTCTACCTAAATAA
- a CDS encoding alanine--glyoxylate aminotransferase family protein, whose translation MNDILLMLPGPTTVHPRVLNAMSQAVVNHRSARYGEILTETTELMSKVFQTPNNSYLLTGSGTAAMEAGIANTVAPGEKMLNVVGGKFGERFMKIAQTHGIDAVELAVEWGTAVTPEAIKEALDADEDIKAVSVIHNETSTGVAAPIKEIGKVMKNYDALYIVDTVSSLGGDEVNVEKFGIDVCLTGSQKCLAAPPGMAAITLSDDAWAAVDKVETNTFYLDLKAARKSGDKVPPETPYTPSVSLTYAMNEALKMVMEEGLDERVARHHKAAKASVAAVKALGLELFADEAVSSATVTAVKMPEGITDADFRGTTRDKYGVELAGGQDHLKGNIFRIGHMGNISYKELTQTFAAIGMTLKGLGVIDDAGAGVASIAESYL comes from the coding sequence ATGAATGATATTTTATTAATGCTTCCCGGTCCGACAACAGTTCACCCTAGAGTACTCAATGCAATGTCCCAGGCTGTTGTTAACCACAGAAGCGCAAGATATGGTGAAATTTTAACTGAAACTACTGAATTGATGAGTAAAGTTTTCCAAACCCCAAATAATTCTTATTTATTAACTGGATCTGGAACTGCAGCAATGGAAGCTGGAATTGCAAATACTGTAGCTCCTGGAGAAAAAATGTTAAATGTAGTAGGTGGAAAATTCGGTGAACGTTTCATGAAAATAGCTCAAACCCACGGAATTGACGCTGTAGAGTTAGCTGTCGAATGGGGAACTGCTGTAACTCCTGAAGCTATCAAAGAAGCTTTGGACGCTGATGAAGATATTAAAGCAGTTAGCGTAATTCACAATGAAACTTCCACTGGAGTAGCTGCACCTATTAAAGAAATCGGTAAAGTAATGAAAAATTATGATGCATTATACATTGTAGATACCGTTTCATCCCTTGGAGGAGACGAAGTAAATGTAGAAAAATTCGGCATTGACGTTTGTCTTACCGGATCTCAAAAATGTTTAGCTGCACCACCTGGAATGGCAGCAATTACCTTAAGTGACGATGCATGGGCTGCTGTTGACAAAGTGGAAACCAATACTTTCTACTTGGATTTAAAAGCTGCAAGAAAAAGCGGAGACAAAGTCCCACCTGAAACCCCATATACTCCATCTGTTTCACTTACCTATGCAATGAACGAAGCTTTAAAGATGGTTATGGAAGAAGGACTTGATGAAAGAGTTGCACGTCACCACAAAGCTGCTAAAGCAAGTGTAGCTGCTGTTAAAGCATTAGGTTTAGAATTATTCGCTGATGAAGCTGTTTCATCTGCAACCGTAACTGCAGTTAAAATGCCTGAAGGAATTACCGATGCAGACTTCAGAGGCACTACCCGTGACAAATACGGCGTAGAGTTAGCAGGCGGTCAAGATCACTTAAAAGGAAACATTTTCAGAATCGGACATATGGGAAATATTTCCTACAAAGAATTAACCCAAACCTTTGCAGCAATCGGTATGACCTTGAAAGGTTTAGGTGTAATTGACGATGCAGGCGCAGGTGTTGCATCAATTGCAGAATCATATTTATGA
- a CDS encoding DUF2953 domain-containing protein: MLYIGVKLAFVYEKQGSEFKGCLKILILKKIKIYSVNFPSDDEEENEDEEENEDRDSSLIELIKPCLGYFKEFIKSFIKCIKITRLENHLIFGLDSYADTAKYIGYIWSLIIIVNEVHKNARLTAEPSFNGSRLDGKGANELDINLLKLLPSAVKLISKKEVRQLIKGVRNG, from the coding sequence TTGCTCTATATCGGAGTTAAGCTGGCTTTTGTTTATGAAAAGCAGGGCAGCGAATTTAAAGGATGTTTAAAAATACTTATTTTAAAGAAAATTAAAATTTATTCTGTTAATTTTCCTTCTGATGATGAAGAAGAAAACGAAGATGAAGAGGAAAATGAAGACCGTGATTCCTCACTCATTGAACTAATAAAACCGTGTTTAGGATACTTCAAAGAATTTATAAAGTCTTTTATCAAATGCATTAAGATTACAAGGCTTGAAAACCACCTGATTTTTGGACTTGACTCCTATGCAGACACTGCCAAATACATCGGATATATCTGGAGTCTGATTATTATTGTAAATGAGGTTCACAAAAATGCAAGATTAACAGCTGAGCCTTCATTTAACGGAAGCAGATTAGACGGCAAAGGAGCAAACGAGCTTGATATCAATCTTTTGAAGTTACTTCCTTCTGCAGTCAAACTGATTTCTAAAAAAGAAGTCCGCCAATTAATAAAAGGTGTTAGAAATGGATAA
- a CDS encoding heparan-alpha-glucosaminide N-acetyltransferase domain-containing protein, giving the protein MSIKDLFSDEKVNTGRQMELDIAKGLSIIFMVFINFLILVGDFNHSISFTYNILFADVLGGPCPAPIFMFCMGVGIVYSRHSQWDTMIKRGCILYLTGILVNLFEYVLPYFTSGSLLGRWDLYHIHGGLIFFFCGILIFAGLSFVLIGILKKFELSNKWLIIIALAMSLIGSLLRCVDFGTPVLNIFIGYFIGTNTEYTAFPLFNWFIFPIAGLIWGQYFIRVKNKAQFFKYWPIFIILIIIYFGLSPTLWGKELFAGRGVLYYYMTTLDAILCIIYIHGVMGLCYYLAKYLPDRINKVFSTLSSNINRIYIGQSFFIPLTIIGLAYIFKDILFTDLTCAIFSILILIVSTACAILSKKLRTG; this is encoded by the coding sequence ATGAGTATTAAGGATTTGTTTTCAGATGAAAAGGTGAACACAGGTAGGCAAATGGAACTTGATATAGCAAAAGGCCTTTCAATTATTTTTATGGTTTTTATTAATTTCCTGATATTGGTTGGGGATTTTAATCATTCAATTAGTTTTACATATAATATTCTTTTTGCAGATGTTTTAGGAGGACCTTGTCCTGCTCCAATTTTCATGTTTTGTATGGGAGTAGGTATTGTCTATTCAAGGCATAGCCAATGGGACACCATGATTAAAAGAGGATGCATTTTATATCTTACAGGCATTTTAGTGAATTTATTTGAATATGTTTTACCTTACTTTACAAGCGGTTCACTATTGGGCAGGTGGGATCTTTACCATATCCATGGCGGATTAATATTCTTTTTTTGTGGGATTTTAATATTTGCAGGTTTGTCTTTCGTTTTAATAGGCATTCTTAAGAAATTTGAACTTTCAAACAAATGGCTGATTATCATAGCATTGGCAATGTCTTTAATTGGTAGCCTCTTGAGATGTGTTGATTTCGGCACACCAGTTTTAAATATATTCATTGGTTATTTCATTGGAACCAATACAGAATATACAGCATTTCCATTATTTAACTGGTTTATTTTTCCAATTGCAGGATTAATATGGGGACAATATTTCATCAGAGTTAAAAACAAAGCACAATTCTTTAAATACTGGCCAATTTTTATTATATTGATTATAATATATTTCGGACTATCTCCAACATTATGGGGAAAAGAATTATTTGCCGGCAGAGGGGTACTGTATTATTACATGACAACATTGGACGCAATATTGTGTATAATCTATATTCATGGAGTTATGGGGCTTTGCTATTATTTGGCTAAATATTTGCCGGATAGAATCAATAAGGTATTTTCAACATTAAGCAGCAACATCAATAGAATTTATATTGGACAATCATTTTTCATACCTTTAACAATAATAGGTTTAGCTTATATATTTAAAGATATTCTATTTACCGATTTGACATGTGCCATATTTTCAATATTAATTTTAATCGTATCTACAGCCTGTGCTATATTGTCTAAGAAATTAAGAACTGGTTGA
- a CDS encoding AEC family transporter codes for MASPIEVILVPTIMILLGVFLRQKGFLKKSDRELLSKIVLYIALPAMIFINLYDAQISQNMLFLPVLGFALTCILIVIAYAYCRARNYSNKTTWTIIIGASIMNTGFIGFPVSLGVFGNEGFINAVFYDLATSAWVVLYGVILASKFGGDRKEALKKALTFTPVWAVILALIFNVFNIPLIYVVENTLNYFGQATIPLIMLALGLSLDFGNVKNYISPSIAVSVIKLVIAPLVMFGMLSIFKISGMAFNIAILEAGMSTAGNALVLAIEYGLDADLMGSLTFTNVVLSVFTLTAIIGFLS; via the coding sequence ATGGCAAGTCCAATTGAAGTTATTTTAGTGCCGACAATAATGATTCTGTTAGGCGTATTTTTAAGGCAAAAGGGTTTTTTAAAAAAATCGGACAGGGAACTTCTCTCAAAGATTGTTTTATACATCGCACTTCCTGCAATGATTTTTATAAATCTGTATGATGCCCAGATATCTCAAAACATGCTCTTTTTACCGGTTCTGGGTTTTGCTCTGACATGCATACTTATAGTCATTGCATATGCCTACTGCAGAGCGAGAAATTACTCCAATAAGACCACATGGACAATTATTATTGGAGCATCAATCATGAATACAGGATTTATAGGATTTCCTGTATCGCTGGGTGTTTTTGGAAATGAAGGATTTATCAATGCGGTGTTTTATGATCTTGCAACATCAGCATGGGTAGTTCTCTACGGTGTTATCCTTGCAAGCAAGTTTGGAGGCGACAGGAAGGAAGCTCTTAAAAAAGCACTGACATTTACGCCGGTCTGGGCAGTGATATTGGCATTGATATTTAATGTTTTCAATATTCCGCTGATTTATGTTGTTGAAAACACTCTAAACTATTTCGGACAGGCTACAATACCATTAATCATGCTGGCACTTGGTCTTTCACTTGATTTTGGAAATGTGAAAAACTATATCTCTCCTTCAATAGCGGTATCTGTCATTAAGCTGGTGATTGCTCCTCTAGTAATGTTTGGTATGCTTTCAATATTTAAGATATCTGGTATGGCATTTAATATTGCAATTCTTGAAGCAGGTATGTCAACTGCAGGAAATGCTCTGGTGCTTGCTATAGAATATGGCCTTGATGCTGATTTGATGGGATCTTTAACATTTACAAATGTTGTTTTAAGTGTGTTTACATTAACTGCAATCATAGGTTTTTTAAGCTAA